The Cervus elaphus chromosome 20, mCerEla1.1, whole genome shotgun sequence genomic interval ATAAAGAGAAGTACATATGCTTcagaaaagacaaacaaacataAGTAAATCATTTAGTGGTCTAATACCAACTTAATAAAGTCACTAGTCAAAGGCACTCAATGAACAAAGCTCTCAGACAAAAAGTGCCTTTAAATACTGTAACTTTTTTTAgtatcaaatgatttttttctgattccAAGTGATAACTTCTGAAAAGGTTAGTTCAATCATCTAAGAGCTTGTGAAGACACTCTTCTATTACTCCTGTCAAGTTAAGTTTAATGGGATGAAAGAGAACACTCAAACtgtaaaagaactgaaaacaaaaacaaactaaaagcagaatggaaagaaagtgaaatggaGCAAAGCAAGTGCCTCTTACAAGGCCCAAGAATGACATTCAAGGGCCTTTGGACATATTCTTAGCTTGCTACCTGCCTCTTACAGGCCAGACACAACACTGCTGGCCTTGGACTGGGCAGCAAGCCTACTGCAGCCAGGGTCATGCTACCGAGCTGCACCACCCCTGTATCAACgtaaaaatatgtgaagaaaagggagggTGTGAGgagtctttttaaaatacatcccACCAGACAAATATTTCAGATAGCATAATATAAAAATCTACTGATAAGGGGTTTTGAAACAACCGCCCAATTTGTTTTGTGTACCACATACGATGCAACTAAGAACAGAGGTCTGTAGCCTTCTGTTGGTATTTAGTTTAAAACAGACTTTTGTGCATTGGACCCCAGCGCCAATTTAAGTAATGTTTTCTTATGAACGAGCTGAAGTTGCTGTTGGCTGCCTCACCGCTCATTTAGAGACATCTTGGTGGTGCTTTTTAGCACAACTTTCGGCGCAGACTGTGCAGCCATCTTCAAATCCCGAGAATCTACAAAGGACAATGGGCAGAATGAGCAAACCAGAATGACGACTATCTCTTTTCAACAAAACCCAAAGACccaaaaatgaatgaagaggCTTCTATCGATGATTCTCAACCATCACACCAAAACTCATTTCAGGTACTTAAACAGAAGGTAGTTACTTCAGACTAATAAACTCTTGGGTCTTCCCAAATGGCGCAGTAGTagagaattctcctgccaatgcaggagacacgggttctatcccaggGTCGGGAGAATCTCCTAAagtaggaaaatggcaaccctctccagtattcttgcctgaaaaattccatggacagaggagcctggccggctacagtctatggggtcgccaagagtaggacacaactgagcacatacacggTTAAGTTTCAAGGCCGCAGGACAGAAAATACCTGCCCAAGCCTCCAAAATGGCAGACCCAAAGCAAGTGTTGTTAAGAGTCTGGTTTTTCATCTACAGCCGTCCTTCTCAACCTTGGCGGCAAGgagctttaaaaaacaacaaaaagcactCAGAAGCCTGGGCCCACCCCATTTGAAGCACAATCTCTGATGGTGAGGTCTGGGGATGAGCCATTTATAGCAGGGGAAAATAGGTCTGCCTCGCTGCTTCTCACGTGCAGCTAAAACTGAGAACTACTGATCTAAAGAGATGACACAGGTATACCAATTTCGCAATCAAGTAGGGGCATTAGCAAGGGCCTGGCGAcctgggggaaggagggaatAGGAAAGATTTCCTACACCGGCATTCCCTTGGGAGTGCGCTCTCAGAGAGCGCGCCACAAAATTTAACCCTAAAATCGCCATTACTTTCCAACGTTCCTTGAAGTCGTGTAATCCTCCTTTCATCTCAAATCTCTGTCAGGACCGCCAACGTAGCTCAACTCGCCAACGTTCCTTTTTCATCCCTATCAAATTCCAATCTTTTCCATCCATCCCGCGAGTTTTCCAGTTCGGGGTCTCCCCCGCCTCCCTCTCATGGGCTCCGCCCCCTTCGGGGCCTCCGGCTCCCTATTTGCTTCCACATCCCACCAGCTCCGGTTCCGCGTCCGCCGGGCCCCTCGGTTCCCCCAAACTCTTGCCCTCCTCACCACAGACACGTACCGAAGGAAACGGACGCCAGTGCTCCTCCCGGGGCTGCCACCACGGCTGCGGCAGGTGGGCCGGGGACCGGCCGAACCTGAGTTGACGGTGGAGGGGCTCGGGTTAACTTGGTGGGCGGTTGGTTAGATGTGTTAAGCGGTAGATTGCTAAGTTGGTTCGTGGCTCTTGGCTGGTCGTCCGGTCGGCCGGTCCGCCTGCTCACCCGGCCtgccctttccttcctttcaccaCGGCCGCTGCCGTCAACTCCCGCTCCGTGTGGAAAACAAAATGGCCGCCACGCCCAGGGCGGAATGGGACCGGCTAAAATGGCGTCGACGCAGTTACGTCAGACGTCAGATCCGCCGCATCCCTAGAGGGGCGGGAAAATTTGTGCCTCGCCCGTGCGGAGATTAGGGCGGAGCCCCAGGGAGAAGGCGGGACTTTAGCAAAGGCCTCGTCTGTATTACGCGCAGCGCCCCGCCCGGGGAAGGGCGTGGCCAAATGGTTTTGCTCTTGGGTTTTAAGGGGGCTGCGGATGATTAAATGATTTGCGTCTCGGGGGCTGATTTGGTCTCCGTGAAGGAGTTGCCCGTATTTCTTCGCGCGTTCCTCTACCCCTGAAACTAAGACAGACCAACTAAAATTCTTTATGCGGATGTGCCTCGGTCTCTTGCGGACCACCGGGCTCGGGTAGTTTGCACTCGAGTAGTTGCACTCCCCTTATTTACACCCCGGGCCCCTGTCAGAGAATCGTGGATTATAGCAAAAGCCCCAACGGAGGCCAGAGGGCCAGTGCTCAGGCTGGGTTCTGCGCCAGTCACCACCGTCCGTccatattttccttttcacttctctcccCAGCTTGGCCTGAATATTGTTAAATCCGTATTTTGTGGGGCGTTTGCGTCTCCCCTCCCGTTTTCGTGTCCGCTCTCGCCATTTTCCATTCATGTGGATTTTGATGCAGATCTGTACGAGATTTTTATTATGCCTTGCCACACAATAAAGGGCTCAAATGTTtgaagaatgagtgaatgaacacatCTTCACCCCTGCCCCCAATATAGGCGCATCAGatcctttcattttccttcctaGCATGTATCTGTGAGTTTAATGTTTTGGTATCCTTGCTGGGCTTTACCTATGTGACGTTGAGGGTTGTGTGTTGTTAGGCTCACTGCTCTGTCCCCAGCTCCCATACGATGTCTAGCACATGGTAGGTCTTCAGTAAATATTCTTTGAAGGTTGAAGGGAAATTCTTCTGCCTTTATAGCTGAGATGCTGGTACACGTATCAGCTTCATACATCCTCCACTTCTAGCTGGAATCTAGAATCCCAGCCTTCCTGGGCCTTCAGCATTCCTTAAATAGGAAGATGCAACAGTCCCTTGACCTATCGCCAAAAACATCTCTCCTCAAATAAGGCAAGTTGTGAGTGAGCAGCCTTCATTTCCCCACCTACTCTATACTGCCCACCTACTCTATACCTTACCAAAGGAGACAGACAGCAACTGGCAGCTGGTGAGACAGAAGCCTTTAATGAAAGAGGAGTTGCAAGCCTGGCCCACTAATCTTGCACCCTTGTTGGTGGGGAGGGAAAATTAAAGTGATGGGGAAGCAGGGTGAAGGAGCAGGTATGGCAGGGTAGAGGGGAAGGGCGCTGCCCGCTGGGGCCGTCTCCTCAACTGTTCTCCCAGAAGAAGTTGTTGCACGCCACTGTGAGGGCAGCCACCAGTACCACATACTCCTGGAAGTCCACCTCTCCATCTCCATTCTCATCTAGCTCCTTCATCACCTTGTCCACAGCATCTGCATCCTTCTGGGCCTGTGGAGGGAGGAGATGGAGAGATAGGTATATAGGGAGATGAATAGCACTGGATCAGGGGCATGGGGGGGAGGGGTGATTGGGGAGAAAAAGGCAGAGATGAGCAAGAGGAAAACTACTTATAATTATGGGACTCTTGTTTCCCTCcttaaaactaacaaaacatttgTGGCTTCCGTTTGCCTACAGAATTAGCTCCCTAACAAGgcagaataataaaaacaattaccATATGTTGAGTGCCTACAATGTGACAAGCTCTATACTAGGAGCTTTACAAGCATTCTCATTTAATTCTAGCACAGTTAGTATGAAGTGGGTTTCATTATTCCCATTCTAGAGAAGAAACAAATTGACAGTGGTTAAAGAATATGCccagtcacacagctagaaagtagtAGCATCAGAATTTGACCCCAGGTCTCATAAAATCTAAAAGCTGGTACACTTTCTACTGACTTATTTTCtgcatccttcagttcagtcagaaCTGCTGAACATATTCCATCTTCTTTCTCCCGTCTTCTTGTTCAGATACTGTGCGTGTGAggttgcttctgtcgtgtccaactttttgtgaccctatggactgtagcctgtcaggctgctctgtccatgggattctccaggcaagaatactagagtgcgtttccgtgccctcctccaggggatcttcctgacccagggatgtctcctgcggctcctgtaTTGAAGTGGATTCTgaggctgagccacctgggaaagcttCAGATACTGTACCTCCTCCTCAAATGTCTTTACTTACTCTAATAATCTTCCAGGGGCTTGAGTGCCACCTCTTTGGAGAGGCTCTCCCGCTTCAGTTAGGTTAATATTTTCCCATAATCCTTTCTGACACCTCTGTTAAGGCCCTGGGTGCTTCCTGGGGTTCAAGGTTTGCTTTCAAGTGTCAGTCTTTTCCTTCTAGACTGTGTGTTTTGTTATTGATGCCTAGCCCTTAACAGGTGATCAGTAAATCAGGGCATTTTGACTtgaacccagaggggtgggggtgggggtgggggtggaggagacgGAAGGTTGGGCTGAGCTGGGGTGGGGAGCTGGCAGAGAGGTGCCTcctttgccccccacccccccccccccggtccCTCCCACACTCCACCCTGCGCCCCAGCCCACGCTCACGTCCAGGAAGCCGGAGAGCTCCGTCTGCAGCAGCTCCTTCAGCTCCTTCTTGCTCAGCTTGTACTTGTCGCCCTCTTTGCCCGAGTGGGCGTGGAACACATTGATGAGCGTCTCCATCGCTGTCTCCAGCTCAGAGCCCATCGCGAAGCTCACCTACCCACGTCCCGTCATGGAAGTGAGCTTGGGACCATGCTTAGGGTACTTGGGGTTGGGGTAGGGTTCCACAGCTCAAAGAGCCATGAGATTGGCTCCCCACCACAATTCATCCTTCCTGAGATTTTACACAAGCAGAACTTCTAGACTCATTCTCTGTGCCCTTCAATCCATACCCTAGCCAGAGGGAGTCAGGGCTTTGGGCATGGAGGTAGAGCTCCTGGAGCTGGGCTGACTCTCAAGGCCTGCGGTGGACTCTGCttggctcctggctgcctggacagACGCTGAGGAGGATGGGGCAggcgggcaggcgggcaggcGGGGGTGGTCACAGGACCCAGTCTGGCTTCCTCTGACTCTATTTTTACCCTTGGATTGCCTGCCTCGCACAGCCAGGCTCTGCTATTGGGGATGGTGGGCTGGGCTCCCGTCTATAACCTTGACTCTGCGGCCCACCCGTAAACCAGGAGTCAGCCTGGAGCCCTTGGTCAGCTTGGTGGAGAGGGTGGCGGTCCGAGTGGGTGGTCCAAGACTCATGGGGAGGGAGCCTGAACATGTCACTTGGCTTCCCTCTGTTACCTCTAGTTTGGTTCCTCTTACTTCTCTGCAGAATCAGCCCTTCTACTGGGTAGTagtgggaagggaaagagggatGTCTGAGTCTCTTCCCTGGAGCCAGGGCTCCCAAGGAAGGGGAGAAGATACCTGTGGGATCTTGTCTCTGCTGTTGGCCACTCCTGCCCCCAGGCCAACTTGGGTGATGTTGGGACAGTGGCGGCAGGGAGGATGGGGCTGGTATGTGTTTGGGGAGATAAAGGCTGAACGCATGAGGTTTTCTGAATTCAAGGggctgggagagaggaagggaaaaatgGAGGGGTCTGTTGATGAGGGGACTACCAAGCCAGGGGGCCTCTTTCCCTTGGCCTTGGGACAGTTGGCCCCTCCACCACCTCCGGGGGCAGCTCAGGTATCTCAGATCAGGTATCCCCATCCTTCCCCAGGCCTGAGGGGTCAGACAATGGGCCCTGATCAGGTGACATCCTAGCTCTTCAATGGAGCCCTTGTATGTGTCATCTGAACTCCGGACATGAGAAGCGGTTGTCACAGAGACCTGGGGGAGATGGAACCCAAGCTGGGGCTGATAGAGGGgataaggaggaggagggaggggtgctgGTGGCTTAGTTACCAGCCCCATCCAGGAAGGGCACCTAGAGGTTGCCTGGAGACCTCGAGCAGCCTGGGATTGTGAAGAGGGGCCATTCTGAAAGGACCTTGGCAGGGAGGGAGTagacagaaaaacaaagggaaagaatGAGAGGAAAGAGGAGCCGAGCAATGggacaagaggaggaggagagagggaggtcaTATGAAAGGATGGTGGGAGTGGGTATAGTTCCCTAGTGCCCCCTCTTCTTGGTATCACATGGTCCATGCTCTGGGAGGGAACCCGGGCaaggctgggtgggggtggggcagataGACCAAGGCTGCcagtgggtgggtgggcagaAGGAGCGGTTCCATCTGCTTTCTTATTCTTATGCCACTGGAAGCAAGGCAAGAGCTGAGTCTGTCCCCCAGCACCTGGGAGATGGAGGGAGCTTTGTGGGGGCTCTTGAGGGCTCTGTGGTAGGAGGGCAGGGTCTCCTGGAAGCTCAGTGGCTGGGATTCCCACTGGCTTCCTCATTCCCCGAGCTCCCAGATTTCTCTCGGACCTTCACTTGCCTCCCCGCCAGCACCTTCCAAACAATGTCTCCCCCAAATCCCAAACTCCTCTCAGACCCCCAGGGCACTGCAGTGCCATCCTCCTCAGTCTCCTGGAGCCCTGCTGAAGTCCCCCCTTCcccaggctggccagggcagggagcagggcagATGGGGCAGGATACTCACTGTCAGCCTGGGAGCGGGTTCTGGACAGGCAGACGAGGCTGCAAATGTGGCTCCCGGAGCTGTGCGGGGAGACCTGTCTTCAGTTGTCCTTCCCCCACGACCCCCCCCCTCTGCACCGGCTCCACCCCTTCACAGACAGACACCCAGTGGGGCGAGGGGCCAGGAGTGGACAGAGGCGccctctgtctcctgggctgaAACAGGCTGCCCTGTGTCCTCTTCTCCAGCCTTGGATGCCACCCCCACGCGGGGGCCCCAAAAGGCAGGGCCcaggaggaagggaggtgggaaaggTCCTGGGAAGAAGGAACGCTGAGAGGCCTTCTGGGATCGTCCTCCCacgctccccccctcccccccagtaATGATGGGTGTGCAGCCGGGCAGAGAGGAGGTGCGTGCACCTGACTGAGGGGGCCCATCTTGGAGGGGACTCCTCAGTGAATAATTTAGTCTTGGGAGTCTCCATGAGGGGTTTCAGCCTGACAACCCCACTGAGAGATTTCAATCCAGGGTCTCCTCTGTGTGGGGCACTCAGCCTGGGTCCCCCTCTGTTTGTCGGGCCTCAGTCTGGATCCTCTGTGGAGGTCTTGGGCTGCAGGGTCCTTAGTGGGGGTCTCATTTTGAGAGGCCCTCTGGGGTGTTTCTTAGATGGGCGCTTTCAGTGCTGAGCTCCCCCGGTTGGTTTTTTCAATCTGCAGTGCCTTCTCCCAATGgcaatatgctgctgctgctgctaagtcgctttagtcgtgtctgactctatgcgaccccatagacggcagcccaccaggctcccccgtccctgggattctccaggcaagaacactggagtgagttgccgtttccttctccaatgcatgaaagtgaaaagtgaaagtgaagtctcccagtcgtgtccgactcccagagaccccatggactgcagcccaccaggctcctccatccatgggattttccaggcaagagtactggagtggggtgccattgccttctccccagtgGCAGTGTAATACACCTGATTAGAGAAGGGGGTATGGTGGGCCAGCAGgctccctgtattgggagtgaTGGGACGCCAGAATGCCTGCTGAGTGGGATCTGGCCAGGCAGCTCCAGGCGAGTCCCCTCCCTCACCAATTGGAGGCAGGTGGGCTGGGTTGGGGGGGCCAGGGTTCCTGGCCAGATtgctggagtgggggtgggatgcAGTAGGCGTGATTGGGCGGGTCTCCTCTCCACAATCTACGACGGAAACTTGACACCTCCAGGCTTGGGAGgggctctctcctccctcctggaCATTTATAAACCACAGCCCTGGGGCTCCTGCTTGCTGCACCCCATCTCCTTGCCCCGGTGAGTCTTTGCCTTTAACCCTGGAGGGAGCCTGGGGAGCATTTTTTTCTGCCTTGGGCTCCCAAGTCCCTCCCCTGGACCTGGCTTAGACTGGGATTCAGGAAATGGCTTTGGGAAATCCAGCAACAATCCTcgcagaggggagggggtgggctggAAAAGGGAGAATGAGTGGGCATGGCCCCAGCCGTCACCCCCCCTTGCCCCCCTCCACCACTGCCTCCGGCTGTGAGTGCCAGTACCAAGCCCAGACTGCCGTTTCTGGGAGACGAGGGCGGGGAGGGCTCTGAGGTCCTGAGCTCCACACTCTGCCCAGCTGCCCCCGAGGGGAGATGCGAGTGGGGCGACAGAGAGGCGGGTTCTGTCCAGACTGAGCCAGCCCTGACCACAGCTGGGCATCTGCCAGACCCCGGCTTCTCTGCTGGGAAGAGcggccagtgtgtgtgtgtgtgtgggggcgggtGCAGTGCAGGCGGGTGGAGACCCAGGTCCTTGCACAAACAAGCTTTGGAGACAAACAACCCCATGACCCTTTGAGGCTGGTGAAACTCCAAGAAAGGGTCCTTGGAACTAAACTCCACAGGGGGGCCACACGGGACTGAGAGGAGTCCAAAGAAAGACCCCAGTCCGAGCGCCTCCTCCCAGACAGAGGGGTCTCCAGATTGAGGGACCAACACACAGGGGTCCCTGAGACACGGACACAGCAAAAGGATCCCCAGACTTGTGAGACCTAGAGAGGAAGGGGTTTCTGGAAGGGAACATTCCTGCCTCCTCACACTGAGGTACAGTTGCCTGGTCCCTTGCCCCAAGCTCCATCCCCTCATCCCtgtcccttctcttcttccctgtgAGGCTTCCTCAGGCAGAGGCTTGAGGTGGCCGCGCCAGGGCAGGGGTCCTCTGGCCTGCCCTGactcccccttcctctccttccccctcctgcAGGCCAGCCCCGTGAGCACGTCAGCTCCAGCTGCGGGGTCCTGATGGCGGCCGAGCCACTCACGGAGCTGGAGGCGGCCATTGAGACAGTGGTCACCACCTTCTTCACCTTTGCAGGGCGGGAAGGCCGGAAGGGCAGCCTCAGCGTCAACGAGTTTAAGGAACTGGTCACTCAGCAGTTGCCTCACCTGCTCAAGGTAGGTGGGGGTCTCTGGGCATGCCAGGGACTGTGGGACACTGTGTCTGTGAGGAGATGTTGCTGAGCGTAAGGTGACCACGGGTGTACTGAGAAGGAGGACGTGGCAGCTGCACGTGTAAATggttctgggtattcttgcctggcgtgtgtgtgtgtgtgtgtgtgtgtgtgtgcgtaacTAGGTAATACTATAAGTGCATGTGTGTTGCTGCAAAGGGCTTTGTGCTCCTGTCAGACCATGCTGTTTGGTTCTTGTTGGGTCTCTCTGTGCCTCTCTGGTTTCATCTTCCCAGCACAGGACTGAACCCAGAGCTGGTTTCCGGAAGATTCATAGTCCATCAGAGCTGAAAGGAGATCAAGGGAAAATATGGTCCCAAGTCCTCACTTCACGTGTATAGAAACCGAGGCCCAGCTATGGGAAAgggtttgttaaaaataaaaacacagccaAACTCATAGAGTCGCAGAATCTCAAAGCAGGAGGTTCCTGTAAATGGTTTGTGGTTATTCCCCACACTCTTTGGGACTCCCCTCCGTAATGCAACTGACCGCATCATTCTTTCTGTCCGACTTACAGGATGGGGTAGGGATTTACGTTTCATCTGCATTGGGTTGGCACATCATCCCAGGCTGTTCACAGTTTCATTTACATCCATTCTGAAAATTCACAGGCACACGAAAGTGTGTGaatatggattaaaaaaaaaatccctacaaACTAGTCTCTGAAATTCATAGTCTATCATTTGCAATATCTCCTACATCCTTAAacttctcccttcctcttctcaCAGGAAACGTCAGGCTCTCCCTGAAAATACAGCATTCCCTGTAGCCCTGTCAGATAATGACTGGTTTTTCTTCCAAATCTAATTCCTTCTGGGGCTGGAGATGCTTTTCCTTACAACTTCCAAATGAtagtttcttctccttctcctcccccactCTCCTTCTCCCATCCCTGCTCTCcccatctcttcttctttttggctgcacctgtgcatcttgtgggattttttttagttccctgaccaggggtcaaacccaggcccttggcagtgagagcacagagtcctaaccattgcaCTGCCAGGAAATTCCATCTTCATCAGGAGACACTCAACTCCTTGGAAGCTCATACATAGGCCTGCCATTCTTCTAATTGTACACCTTATAGCTCTCCAGCTTCTGGCTTACTGTTTTTCTTCTCATCATTGCCACTGTCAGAATCCACACAGACAACTCATTCAACACCTGGGCCTTTCGATTTCTTGAATTCCTTACTTTCACAGATGCTGTCTTCCTGCATCTCAGCGTTCTTGCCTCTCTGCCCCACTGCCCTGTTCAAGATCTTCAGATCTTGTCATTACCAGTGCATCATCTCCACAACCTCAGTCTCAGGCCTCTCTTCATCTACCACCTCCTGTCCTTCCAGTTCTATTCCTCTATCTCATTCCTCCACTCCACCATTCTGACTCCACTGGGACCTTCAGTCTCTTGACCTTAATTAACACTTTTCCATCTTCCATCACCATCCCTCGAGACCTCATTTCCCTTCTTATTCTGCTGGGTTCTAAGGCTCACCACTATAATCACTTGCTCAACTCCCCttgattctctttctttctgtcctaGTTATTTGGTAAAATCTCAACCcaggttggagaaggcaatggcaccccactccagtactctcgcctggaaaatcccatggacggaggagcctgataggctgcagtccatggggttgctaagagtcagacacgactgagtgacttcactttcacttttcctttcatgcatcagagaaggaaatggcaacccactccaatgttcttgcctggagaatcccagggacggggaagcctggtgggctgctgtctatggggtcgcacagagtcggacacgactgaagcaacttagcagcagcagcaacccaaGTTAAATCCAACATTTCAGCTCCATTAGCTTGCTGGTGAAACCCACCATTCTGAGTCCACACAGCTGAATTTGGCTGAAGAAAAACATACTTCCATGTTGACTTGTCTCACTTTAAATCTATGACCGTTGGCAATGCCTGGTCATTCTCCATTTCCCTACTTGATTCATTTACCAGCCCTTTCAGATGattatttcacaacttttcctttctcctcaaaCTCCAGTACCTCTTCTCATAGTCTCcttgtcactgagaacttttctcactgagaaaataaaagccaTCAGGAAACTTCTATGTGCTTCCTCCCCCAAATTTACTAACTGATCAGCACatttcctgtcttccttcctgTTACGGGAATGATCCATCTCTGCTGCTAAGGCCAGTACCTCTGCTAGTGCGCTAAGTCCTATCCCTTCCCACCTTCCGAAAGACGTTACTCTCCCaattcttcctctcttctcttgcATCATCAAAACTTCCctctgtagggacttccctggtggtccagtggttaagactgcctttcaatgcaggggacatgggtttgatcccttgtcagggggctaagatcccatataccttgtggccaaaaaatcaaaacataaagcagaagcaatactgtaacaaatttaataaagccttttaaaatggtccacataaaaaaatcttaaaacttcCCTCTCTACTAGATTGTTCTAATCAGTTTGCGAACCCACTGTGCTACCTCCCTTCTTAAAAGAAAACCGCCCTTGACCGTGTAATTCCCTCCAGCTATGCCTTACACCTCTGCTCCCCTTTGTAGTAAAACTCCTCAGAAGCAGTGAGTTTTTTATACTTACCTTCTCTGCTTTTCCTCTCCTGGTTCAGAATGCTCATCCCCCAGGTATCTGCTCGGCTTATTCCTCATTTGACTCCATGGCAAATCCTCAGTGTGACCTTCCTTCAGCACTGAGTACAGAGATCACCTCTTGGGCTctgttcctttgttgttgttgagtcactcagctgtgttgactcttttgtgacctcatggactgtgtccttccaggttcctttgtccatggaattttctaggcaagaatactggagtgggttgccatttccttctccaggggaatcttcccgacccagggattgagctgtcatctctgcatcttctgcattgcaggtgggctctttaccgctgagataccagggaagcctaagacaTTAGGAcctatgtgtgcttagtcgctcagtcgtgtctgactctttgtgaccccatggactgtagcctgccaggctcctctgtccatgggatttcccaggcaagaatactggagccggttgccatttcctgctccgggggatcttcccaacccagagatccaaccttcgtctct includes:
- the S100A1 gene encoding protein S100-A1, with the protein product MGSELETAMETLINVFHAHSGKEGDKYKLSKKELKELLQTELSGFLDAQKDADAVDKVMKELDENGDGEVDFQEYVVLVAALTVACNNFFWENS
- the S100A13 gene encoding protein S100-A13 isoform X1, coding for MALGNPATILAEGRGWAGKGRMSGHGPSRHPPLPPSTTASGCQPREHVSSSCGVLMAAEPLTELEAAIETVVTTFFTFAGREGRKGSLSVNEFKELVTQQLPHLLKFSQVCWERLCQGPPRKPIPCVLAIPLIYQASDPAGRMRRMWAP
- the S100A13 gene encoding protein S100-A13 isoform X2; protein product: MAAEPLTELEAAIETVVTTFFTFAGREGRKGSLSVNEFKELVTQQLPHLLKDVGSLDEKMKSLDVNQDSELKFSEYWRLIGELAKEIRKEKALEVRKK